A single genomic interval of Psychroserpens sp. NJDZ02 harbors:
- a CDS encoding alpha/beta fold hydrolase translates to MENNNSTNALIFNKDASNQKKRPFLVDKEEYPFKSNWYDKDGVSMHYIDEGKGIPIVLAHGNPEWSFIYRNIIKELSGEARLIAYDLPGFGFSDTPKDFDYTPQEHAKWVKSLVLDHLKLEKFILVVQDWGGPTALHLATNHPNRILGTVISNTWAWKANPESEKFSNFFKTEEGKRLIYEENYFVRTLLLKSMNKKSGNNQAIINAYEMAFPTPESRKGTLIFPQHITLSESWFLEIEEKLHLLADKPVELIFGEKNRTLGNPESIAKWRSYYPNANVQLLPNADHFTQEESPESFVFALRRILKEHKNSI, encoded by the coding sequence ATGGAAAATAATAATTCTACAAATGCTTTAATTTTTAACAAAGATGCATCAAACCAGAAGAAAAGACCTTTTCTAGTAGATAAAGAAGAGTATCCTTTTAAAAGTAATTGGTATGACAAAGACGGTGTTTCGATGCACTACATAGATGAAGGAAAAGGCATACCTATTGTATTAGCACACGGAAATCCAGAATGGTCATTTATATATAGAAATATTATAAAAGAGTTATCTGGTGAAGCAAGATTAATAGCTTATGATTTACCAGGTTTTGGATTTTCAGATACGCCTAAAGATTTTGATTATACGCCACAGGAGCACGCAAAATGGGTAAAATCTTTGGTGCTTGATCATTTAAAACTTGAAAAGTTTATTTTGGTTGTGCAAGATTGGGGCGGACCAACTGCATTGCATCTTGCTACAAACCATCCAAATAGGATTCTAGGAACCGTTATTTCTAATACTTGGGCGTGGAAAGCGAATCCTGAATCAGAAAAATTTTCTAATTTCTTTAAAACGGAAGAAGGAAAGAGACTTATTTATGAGGAAAATTATTTTGTAAGAACATTGCTTTTAAAAAGTATGAATAAAAAATCTGGCAATAATCAAGCGATTATTAATGCTTATGAAATGGCATTTCCAACACCAGAATCTAGAAAAGGAACATTGATTTTTCCACAGCATATTACACTTTCAGAATCTTGGTTTCTAGAAATAGAAGAAAAATTACACCTTTTAGCAGACAAGCCAGTGGAATTGATTTTTGGTGAGAAAAATAGAACTCTAGGAAATCCAGAATCTATTGCTAAATGGCGTTCTTATTATCCAAATGCAAATGTTCAATTATTGCCTAATGCAGATCATTTTACGCAAGAGGAAAGCCCTGAGAGTTTTGTGTTTGCGCTTAGACGAATATTAAAAGAGCATAAGAATTCTATATAA
- a CDS encoding putative quinol monooxygenase, which produces MIKVIGQFEVKPAFRSQFKEALMTVKKGSVEEPGCLGIRLFEDKQNPNMFFGYELFTGEEAVAFHRSQPYELKLAELANEALVNPPKAYVLIGEVSAEKGVEEFSSTANSAELRVIALFDIKADENKKLIAQYEKQIPNVRAQDDCVSFNAYTVLENPNQLVVIEEWKTQEFAQKFSTTDALSMETGKVLSETLERPIPEYLHQVNEI; this is translated from the coding sequence ATGATAAAAGTTATAGGTCAGTTTGAAGTAAAACCAGCATTCCGTTCTCAATTTAAAGAGGCTTTAATGACTGTAAAAAAGGGAAGTGTTGAAGAACCAGGATGTTTGGGAATTCGCTTGTTTGAAGATAAGCAAAACCCTAATATGTTTTTTGGATATGAATTGTTTACAGGAGAAGAGGCTGTGGCATTTCATCGTTCTCAACCCTACGAACTAAAACTAGCAGAATTAGCAAATGAAGCACTTGTAAATCCACCTAAAGCTTATGTTTTGATTGGTGAAGTTTCCGCAGAAAAAGGAGTTGAAGAGTTTAGCAGTACTGCAAATTCAGCAGAACTACGTGTTATTGCTTTGTTTGATATTAAAGCTGATGAAAACAAAAAACTGATCGCACAATACGAGAAGCAAATTCCGAATGTGCGAGCACAAGATGATTGTGTTTCTTTCAATGCATATACGGTTTTAGAAAATCCAAATCAGTTAGTGGTTATTGAAGAATGGAAGACGCAAGAATTTGCTCAGAAGTTTTCTACAACAGACGCACTTTCTATGGAAACAGGTAAAGTGTTATCAGAAACATTAGAACGTCCTATTCCAGAATATTTACATCAAGTAAACGAGATATGA
- a CDS encoding antibiotic biosynthesis monooxygenase has translation MKNSIYTIVVLLVIVLAGCKDKEVPKVSTDKESEELIANDFSVAIKWELDGFKMPESVYASPNHKWLYVSNTNGAAPGFISRVSKDGVIDNLNWTTGLTAPTGSDIYKNTLYVADQKQVHLINLDNGSIIKSYTDNEAGSLNDLTINQKTGQVFISDVPGGKIYTIENDKLVVWLQSDKIPFPNGVFVENNTLVVANYGLENGEGLMRKEWKPEDFGSLYNIDITSKKVTLITSSNKKGVFDGVTSFNGVLLASSNPTGQLFTFDGDKSYLIDASSKGIADINTDGKIIYAPYIFDNKLIAYQPVSWDRITTKEDYIEKGADNYYGDEGGASIATSDGIIKGNFGGQELKGTWDWQGEYFCRTSTLGTMDLGSDCIQIDVTDTKMRLILNKGTGMSVVYDKKKDPEITILSTFKIKSDKIDLFKKEMLANQDVVRKEAGTLEMKLFQDKNNPENFLVFGINEGEKTLESHTEAVDKRGIADRVKSALIEAPKTLFLNNEKPLPTNNFSQIKVDNNEVLLFFIFEIKEGYKEEFVKQLIKHTELTRQEEGNIRFDFYSIKGKENSFALQQRWKNDEAGVTHRKQSYTQVTDKLMKEAIIASSQQEFFVNQIEK, from the coding sequence ATGAAAAATTCAATTTACACAATAGTAGTACTGCTAGTCATTGTATTAGCAGGATGTAAGGACAAAGAAGTGCCAAAAGTTTCAACAGATAAAGAAAGTGAGGAGCTAATTGCTAACGATTTTTCTGTAGCTATAAAATGGGAATTAGACGGGTTTAAAATGCCGGAATCTGTGTATGCCTCACCAAATCATAAATGGTTGTATGTTTCTAACACCAATGGTGCAGCACCTGGTTTTATAAGTCGAGTTTCTAAAGATGGAGTAATTGACAACCTTAATTGGACTACCGGATTAACTGCTCCTACAGGTTCTGATATTTATAAAAACACCTTGTATGTTGCCGACCAAAAGCAAGTGCATCTTATAAATCTAGATAACGGAAGTATCATAAAAAGTTACACAGACAACGAAGCAGGTTCTTTAAATGACTTAACCATAAACCAAAAAACAGGACAAGTTTTTATTTCTGATGTGCCTGGAGGTAAAATTTACACTATTGAGAATGACAAATTAGTGGTGTGGTTACAGTCGGATAAAATTCCGTTTCCGAATGGTGTTTTTGTAGAAAACAACACGTTGGTTGTTGCTAATTACGGATTAGAAAATGGAGAAGGATTAATGCGAAAAGAATGGAAACCTGAAGATTTTGGTTCATTATATAACATTGATATCACCTCTAAAAAGGTAACGTTAATTACTTCTTCAAATAAAAAAGGAGTGTTTGATGGTGTTACATCTTTTAACGGTGTTTTACTTGCCAGCAGTAACCCAACAGGACAATTATTCACGTTTGATGGTGATAAAAGCTATTTAATTGATGCGTCTTCCAAAGGAATTGCAGACATTAATACAGATGGTAAAATCATTTATGCACCTTATATTTTCGATAATAAATTGATTGCCTACCAGCCCGTTTCTTGGGATAGAATTACTACTAAAGAAGATTATATAGAAAAAGGAGCCGACAATTATTATGGTGATGAAGGTGGAGCGTCTATTGCTACAAGTGACGGAATAATTAAAGGAAACTTTGGCGGACAAGAATTAAAAGGAACTTGGGATTGGCAAGGCGAATATTTCTGTAGAACAAGTACACTAGGAACGATGGATTTAGGTTCAGACTGTATTCAGATTGATGTTACAGATACTAAAATGCGATTAATTTTAAATAAAGGAACAGGAATGTCTGTAGTTTATGATAAAAAGAAAGACCCAGAAATTACCATTTTATCAACTTTTAAAATAAAATCGGATAAGATTGATTTGTTTAAAAAGGAAATGCTAGCCAATCAAGATGTGGTGCGTAAAGAGGCTGGAACTTTAGAAATGAAGTTGTTTCAAGATAAAAACAATCCAGAAAATTTTTTGGTCTTCGGAATAAATGAAGGAGAAAAGACTTTAGAATCTCATACGGAAGCAGTAGACAAAAGAGGAATTGCAGATCGCGTAAAATCGGCTTTGATAGAAGCGCCTAAAACCTTGTTTTTAAATAACGAAAAACCATTACCAACTAATAATTTTAGTCAAATTAAAGTGGACAATAATGAAGTGTTATTGTTTTTCATTTTTGAAATTAAAGAAGGCTATAAAGAAGAGTTTGTGAAACAATTAATAAAGCACACAGAACTTACCAGACAAGAAGAAGGCAACATCCGTTTTGATTTTTACAGCATTAAAGGAAAAGAAAATTCTTTTGCATTGCAACAACGTTGGAAAAATGATGAAGCTGGTGTTACCCACAGAAAACAATCGTATACACAGGTTACAGATAAATTAATGAAAGAGGCTATTATAGCATCTTCGCAGCAAGAATTTTTTGTGAATCAGATAGAAAAATAG
- a CDS encoding NADP-dependent oxidoreductase, with amino-acid sequence MKAIVLEKAGGPENLHLAEVAKPTIKDNEVLVGVEAISLNPADVKPKYQEPMLDSMYGKNRPVILGWDIAGTVTEAGTAVSDFKVGDAVFGMVNFPGAGKAYAEFVAAPEAHLALMPSNVSFEEAAATTLAALTALQILEGKIKKGDRVLIQAGSGGVGHFAIQIAKSFGAYVITTASAKNKDFVLSIGADEAIDYHTQKFEELLSDIDFVLDTQGGQVLVNSTKVLKDGGTVITTFGMDMPEEAKAIAEKGNKTVSNILVHSSAKDMNTLKGMLESGAIKPNIYKTFAFEDMADAHREVEKGRTVGKVIVTL; translated from the coding sequence ATGAAAGCTATTGTATTAGAAAAAGCTGGAGGACCCGAGAACCTTCACTTAGCAGAAGTAGCAAAACCAACTATTAAGGATAATGAAGTGCTTGTTGGCGTAGAAGCAATTTCACTTAATCCTGCAGATGTAAAACCAAAGTATCAGGAACCCATGTTGGATTCAATGTACGGTAAAAACCGTCCTGTTATTTTAGGTTGGGATATTGCAGGCACAGTAACTGAGGCTGGTACAGCCGTTTCCGATTTTAAAGTAGGTGATGCTGTTTTTGGAATGGTAAACTTTCCAGGAGCAGGTAAAGCATACGCAGAATTTGTTGCAGCACCAGAAGCTCATTTAGCACTCATGCCAAGTAACGTTTCTTTTGAAGAAGCTGCAGCAACTACTTTGGCTGCTTTAACGGCTTTACAAATATTAGAAGGAAAAATTAAAAAAGGTGACAGAGTTTTAATACAGGCAGGTTCTGGTGGTGTTGGTCATTTTGCAATACAAATAGCAAAAAGCTTTGGTGCGTATGTAATTACTACTGCTTCAGCAAAAAACAAAGATTTTGTACTATCTATTGGTGCAGATGAAGCTATTGATTATCATACCCAAAAATTTGAAGAGTTGTTGTCTGATATAGACTTTGTTTTAGATACTCAAGGTGGTCAGGTATTAGTGAACTCCACTAAGGTTTTAAAAGATGGAGGAACAGTAATTACCACTTTTGGTATGGATATGCCCGAAGAAGCTAAAGCTATAGCAGAGAAAGGAAACAAAACGGTTTCTAATATTTTAGTGCATTCAAGCGCTAAAGACATGAACACTTTAAAAGGAATGTTAGAAAGCGGAGCTATTAAACCAAACATCTATAAAACCTTTGCTTTTGAAGACATGGCAGACGCACATAGAGAAGTAGAAAAAGGAAGAACGGTTGGCAAAGTGATTGTTACTCTTTAA
- a CDS encoding aldehyde dehydrogenase family protein, with protein sequence MKTQEELPNYTKKIFVGGEWKDGKGPVIKDINPWNQEELFSLSSATEDDVNEAFETAAIAQKKWAAVLPPEKSRMMQKLATVVRNRKQEFAEWARKEVGATLAKGYFEAELVASVFESAVHLPLLVEGKILPRDIEGKESIAVRKPLGVIGLISPWNFPGQLTARTLGPALAVGNAVVLKPASTSIVTGGLIFASFLEEAGFPKGLLSVLPGGGSTIGTAITKHPISKLISFTGSTPVGRQVGQNALSADIIKNIELELGGNSPFVVLEDADIDQAVEAAAWGKFMNQGQICMAINRIIVEDKVYDEFTEKFIAKVKTLKRLDMNDPDTFVGPIIDQAQFDTVKNLIDQAKAQGYKMALGGEADGLHMPPHVFVDTDENCPLFKNEIFGPAVSITRAKDMEDALRLANATDFGLSSSVFTQDEAKGMAFAQGIEAGMTHINDQPVNDSAYAPFGGVKNSGLGRFNGQWGVKSFTVAHWITIQKTPRKYPFKASDFQ encoded by the coding sequence ATGAAAACACAAGAAGAATTACCTAATTACACCAAAAAAATATTTGTTGGTGGCGAATGGAAAGACGGAAAAGGACCAGTAATAAAAGATATTAACCCTTGGAATCAAGAGGAATTATTTTCTTTAAGTAGTGCAACAGAAGATGATGTAAATGAAGCTTTTGAAACGGCTGCAATTGCGCAAAAAAAATGGGCTGCAGTATTACCTCCAGAAAAGAGCAGAATGATGCAGAAACTAGCTACGGTTGTTAGAAATCGTAAACAAGAGTTTGCAGAATGGGCACGAAAAGAAGTAGGAGCAACTTTAGCGAAAGGCTATTTTGAAGCTGAGTTAGTAGCTAGTGTTTTTGAAAGCGCTGTGCATTTACCATTATTAGTAGAAGGTAAAATTTTACCAAGAGATATAGAGGGTAAAGAATCTATTGCAGTAAGAAAACCATTAGGAGTCATTGGTCTAATTTCTCCTTGGAATTTCCCTGGACAATTAACTGCGCGTACTTTAGGTCCTGCCTTAGCAGTAGGTAATGCAGTGGTTTTAAAACCAGCATCGACATCTATAGTGACTGGAGGATTAATTTTTGCTTCATTTTTAGAAGAAGCAGGTTTCCCAAAAGGGTTATTAAGTGTATTACCTGGTGGTGGTAGTACTATTGGGACAGCAATTACAAAGCATCCAATCTCAAAATTAATTTCTTTTACAGGTTCAACTCCGGTTGGTCGTCAAGTAGGGCAAAATGCGTTGAGTGCCGATATTATTAAAAATATCGAATTAGAATTGGGTGGTAACAGCCCGTTTGTAGTACTTGAAGATGCAGATATTGATCAAGCTGTAGAAGCTGCTGCTTGGGGTAAATTTATGAACCAAGGTCAGATTTGTATGGCTATAAACAGAATTATCGTAGAAGATAAAGTCTATGACGAATTCACAGAGAAGTTTATTGCAAAAGTAAAAACCTTAAAACGTTTAGATATGAATGATCCTGACACGTTTGTAGGACCAATCATAGATCAAGCACAATTTGACACCGTTAAAAACTTAATAGACCAAGCTAAAGCACAAGGTTATAAAATGGCTTTAGGTGGTGAAGCAGATGGCTTACATATGCCGCCACACGTTTTTGTAGATACAGATGAAAACTGTCCGTTATTCAAAAACGAGATTTTTGGACCTGCAGTATCTATTACACGTGCTAAAGATATGGAAGACGCATTGCGTTTAGCTAATGCTACAGATTTTGGTTTGTCTAGTTCTGTATTTACACAAGACGAAGCTAAAGGAATGGCATTTGCACAAGGTATTGAAGCTGGTATGACGCATATTAATGACCAACCGGTAAATGATAGTGCTTATGCACCATTTGGAGGTGTTAAAAACTCAGGTTTAGGTCGTTTTAATGGACAATGGGGAGTTAAATCGTTTACCGTAGCACATTGGATTACCATTCAGAAAACACCAAGAAAATATCCGTTTAAAGCATCAGATTTTCAATAG
- a CDS encoding DcaP family trimeric outer membrane transporter: MTTNFKIVVAFCFTMLGAYAFAQDSIDTLSVKQQNNTKDNQDPLPVREKRSRYNENRKSKKISLDFIGYIKLIGGVDLGNIQNTSEFYPSKIPIYPTLREEKPRSFLDARQTRLAVDGEYEVSSTDKVHIYVEMDFFNTEAATSFVPHLRHAYGEYKGFLIGQTWSTMKNTSAFPVQVDFEGPNSITGPRNPMIRYTQSINNKYSYAVALETHSEDYTPFDANIDDSMAFLYVPDLIGYIQKNGNWGNLRLTGILKNMSYTNTSSDAIKSITSGGAAVSGIVKFFNRKEINDDIRFSYTYGVGIAHYINDLRGQGLDAAPDNIGDMSPIPVMGGFVAYKHAWSKTATSSAVFSFTSIDNSDYTEDNMYDFSTYGAVNYMWSPVDRLDYGIELIYGKNQNKLGDNGVGYRAQFMAIYHL; this comes from the coding sequence ATGACAACCAACTTTAAAATAGTAGTAGCTTTTTGCTTTACAATGCTAGGTGCTTATGCCTTTGCACAAGATAGCATAGATACACTATCAGTAAAACAACAAAATAATACAAAAGACAATCAGGATCCGCTTCCGGTTCGAGAAAAAAGGAGTCGTTATAATGAGAATCGGAAATCGAAGAAAATATCTCTCGATTTCATTGGTTATATTAAACTGATTGGCGGAGTCGATTTAGGGAATATTCAAAATACTAGCGAGTTTTATCCCAGTAAAATTCCCATTTATCCAACCTTGCGTGAAGAAAAACCTCGTAGTTTTTTAGATGCTAGACAAACACGACTTGCTGTAGATGGTGAGTATGAGGTGTCTAGTACCGATAAAGTACACATTTATGTGGAAATGGATTTTTTCAACACAGAAGCGGCTACCAGCTTTGTACCACATTTACGCCATGCTTACGGAGAATATAAAGGGTTTTTAATTGGTCAAACGTGGAGTACCATGAAAAACACGTCAGCTTTTCCTGTACAAGTAGATTTCGAAGGACCTAATAGTATTACAGGACCTAGAAATCCAATGATTAGATATACGCAGTCCATCAATAACAAATATTCTTATGCTGTAGCTTTAGAAACGCATAGCGAAGATTATACCCCTTTTGATGCTAATATAGATGACAGTATGGCTTTTTTATATGTTCCAGATTTAATAGGATATATACAAAAGAACGGTAACTGGGGAAACCTTAGACTAACAGGGATTCTTAAAAACATGTCATATACAAATACCAGCTCAGATGCTATTAAAAGCATAACTAGTGGAGGTGCAGCGGTTTCTGGTATCGTTAAATTTTTTAATAGAAAAGAAATTAATGATGACATTCGGTTTAGCTACACGTATGGAGTTGGCATTGCACATTACATAAACGATTTAAGAGGTCAAGGTTTAGATGCCGCACCAGATAATATAGGCGATATGTCACCAATACCTGTTATGGGCGGTTTTGTAGCCTACAAGCATGCATGGAGTAAAACAGCAACTTCTAGTGCTGTTTTTAGCTTTACGAGTATTGATAATTCTGATTATACAGAAGATAATATGTATGATTTTTCTACGTATGGCGCAGTAAATTATATGTGGTCTCCTGTAGATAGATTGGATTATGGAATAGAACTTATTTATGGAAAAAATCAAAATAAATTAGGTGATAACGGCGTAGGATACCGGGCACAATTCATGGCAATCTACCACCTATAA
- the aspT gene encoding aspartate-alanine antiporter produces MEIIYDTLRNFPYLTLFLAIAIGYFVGKFKIGKFTLGGVAGTLIMAVVIGQVGGFEISGEVKSLFFALFIFMVGYLGGPQFFASLKLSSLKFLVAAFSMTVLGLLAVVGLSMWMGLDKGMAAGLAAGGLTQSAIIGTAGEAIDKLGLATEAAKIMKTNVAVGYSITYIFGSIGPILMVSFIPIVMKWDIRAEAKKLAAKLGGSKEMVEGEFDPIKRVDTRVFKTSKTSKYLSKTVQDFEADFDSNLTVELVISDGKNIEPTVDFQIKEGDILFVTGLITAFSNASNTLGEEISEFGGNIDFTEEQRHVIISNKKLKGKTLAEIRKQLGLTKTHGVYINSIVRMSHELAVLDNTEIHAGDEITLVGKTKDLDRIEKEIGYKPTSINSTDFIVFGLGMVVGYLIGEINFDINGTNVALGSGLGCLVSGLIIGFLRTKHPKMGGINVGAASFIQTFGLAVFVGIVGLNAGAPAFQAILKSGITLFLLGILVTMIPMIVQFVINFYILKIKNPVEALGVLTGSKSANPAFSSLLDKTQNATPTPTFTMTYAVANIFLTLWGPIIIALMP; encoded by the coding sequence ATGGAAATTATTTACGATACACTCAGAAATTTCCCTTATCTCACCTTGTTTTTAGCAATTGCTATTGGGTATTTTGTAGGGAAGTTTAAAATTGGAAAATTCACCCTTGGTGGTGTAGCAGGTACATTAATTATGGCTGTTGTTATTGGTCAAGTTGGTGGGTTTGAAATTAGTGGAGAAGTTAAAAGCCTCTTCTTTGCTTTGTTTATTTTTATGGTAGGTTATTTAGGTGGTCCGCAATTTTTTGCTTCATTAAAATTATCCTCCTTAAAGTTTTTAGTAGCCGCATTTTCAATGACCGTTTTAGGATTATTAGCTGTAGTCGGTCTTTCAATGTGGATGGGGCTTGACAAAGGTATGGCAGCCGGATTGGCTGCCGGAGGATTAACGCAATCTGCAATAATTGGTACAGCAGGAGAAGCGATAGATAAATTAGGATTAGCCACAGAAGCAGCTAAAATTATGAAAACAAACGTAGCTGTTGGTTATTCTATTACTTACATCTTTGGTTCTATTGGTCCAATTTTAATGGTCTCTTTTATTCCTATAGTAATGAAATGGGATATTAGAGCAGAGGCTAAGAAACTAGCAGCAAAACTTGGTGGTAGTAAAGAAATGGTTGAAGGCGAATTTGATCCGATCAAAAGGGTAGATACTAGAGTATTCAAAACTTCAAAAACATCAAAGTATTTGAGTAAAACAGTTCAAGATTTTGAAGCTGATTTTGATTCTAATTTAACCGTAGAACTTGTTATTAGCGATGGTAAAAACATAGAGCCTACTGTAGATTTTCAAATTAAAGAAGGCGATATTTTATTTGTAACAGGATTAATAACTGCCTTTTCTAATGCTAGTAATACTTTAGGTGAAGAGATTTCAGAATTTGGAGGAAATATTGATTTTACAGAAGAGCAAAGACACGTTATCATTTCAAACAAAAAACTAAAAGGCAAGACATTAGCTGAAATTCGTAAGCAATTAGGTTTAACTAAAACACACGGTGTTTATATAAATAGCATTGTTAGAATGTCTCATGAATTAGCGGTTTTAGATAATACCGAAATTCATGCTGGTGACGAAATTACATTGGTAGGTAAGACCAAAGACTTAGATAGAATAGAAAAAGAAATAGGATACAAGCCAACGTCAATCAATAGTACAGATTTTATAGTCTTTGGTTTAGGGATGGTCGTTGGTTATTTAATAGGCGAAATTAATTTTGATATCAATGGAACAAACGTTGCGTTAGGCTCAGGATTAGGATGTTTAGTTTCTGGATTAATCATTGGTTTTTTGAGAACAAAACACCCGAAAATGGGAGGTATAAACGTTGGTGCTGCTAGTTTTATTCAAACTTTTGGACTTGCTGTTTTTGTAGGTATCGTTGGTTTAAATGCTGGTGCACCTGCTTTTCAAGCTATTCTAAAAAGCGGTATTACCTTATTCCTTTTAGGGATTTTAGTAACAATGATTCCTATGATTGTTCAGTTTGTTATCAACTTCTATATTTTAAAAATAAAAAATCCTGTAGAAGCTCTAGGAGTTCTTACAGGTAGTAAAAGTGCCAATCCAGCATTCTCATCTCTATTAGATAAAACACAAAACGCAACACCAACGCCAACATTTACAATGACATACGCGGTTGCAAATATATTTTTAACACTTTGGGGACCAATAATTATTGCATTGATGCCTTAA
- a CDS encoding bifunctional aspartate transaminase/aspartate 4-decarboxylase, producing the protein MKKQEEVELNTLSPFEVKDTLIKLAKSNHQHSMINAGRGNPNWIATKPRDAFFQLGLFGLEESKRQFQELDGFGGITDKDGITKRFQAYLALNKNVIGLRYLNDLFQFAVANYGIDSDDLMFEWVNGIIGNNYPEPGRMLKHSETIAHAYLMKEMSAGATPPESKYDVFATEGGTAAMVYIFNSLKANKFLKAGDTIAIGTPIFTPYFEMPALKDYDLKMVLINSDENDNWQIPDSEIDKLKDTKVKAFFLVNPSNPPSVKLSETTLDKIAKIAKDREDLILLTDDVYGSFTENFTSLAIKAPESTILVYSYSKYFGATGWRLGVIALNENNNFDKMLAKLPEEDKVELRERYGTISLNPDGIKMIDRFVADSRSVALNHTAGLSTPQQIQMSLFSLATLIDTENKYKKDVKKLVRNRYDKLYKDLPGKPLISEDNKNAAYYYTLVDFLNLARDKYNEAFSKWVGENYNALDPVIRLAEEESIVAMPGGGFDGPDWTIRFSLANSYSEDFEKISILINDILDEYYNEFQKI; encoded by the coding sequence ATGAAAAAACAAGAAGAAGTAGAACTTAATACGTTAAGTCCGTTTGAAGTAAAAGATACACTAATAAAACTAGCAAAATCAAATCATCAGCATTCCATGATTAATGCGGGTAGAGGTAATCCAAACTGGATTGCAACAAAGCCTAGAGATGCCTTTTTTCAACTTGGTTTATTTGGTTTAGAAGAAAGCAAAAGACAATTTCAGGAACTAGATGGTTTTGGTGGAATCACAGATAAAGATGGTATTACAAAAAGATTTCAAGCATATTTAGCTTTAAATAAAAATGTTATTGGATTACGTTATTTAAATGACTTATTTCAATTTGCTGTGGCTAATTATGGTATAGATTCAGACGATTTAATGTTTGAATGGGTTAATGGTATTATTGGAAATAATTATCCAGAACCAGGGCGCATGTTAAAGCATTCTGAAACTATTGCTCATGCTTATTTAATGAAAGAAATGAGCGCAGGAGCAACGCCTCCAGAATCAAAATATGATGTATTTGCTACAGAAGGTGGTACAGCTGCTATGGTTTACATATTCAATTCTTTAAAAGCAAACAAGTTTTTAAAAGCAGGAGATACCATTGCTATTGGGACGCCTATTTTTACGCCTTATTTTGAAATGCCAGCGTTAAAAGATTACGATTTAAAAATGGTCTTGATTAATTCAGACGAAAACGATAACTGGCAAATTCCAGATTCTGAAATCGATAAACTAAAGGATACCAAAGTAAAAGCATTCTTTTTAGTGAATCCAAGTAATCCGCCCTCAGTAAAATTAAGTGAGACTACGTTAGATAAAATTGCCAAAATAGCAAAAGATAGAGAAGACTTGATTTTATTGACTGATGATGTTTATGGATCGTTTACAGAAAACTTTACATCACTAGCAATTAAAGCTCCTGAGAGTACCATTCTAGTGTATTCTTATTCAAAATATTTTGGAGCTACAGGTTGGAGACTTGGTGTAATAGCATTGAATGAAAATAATAATTTTGATAAAATGTTAGCCAAACTTCCTGAGGAAGATAAAGTAGAATTGCGAGAGCGTTATGGAACTATTTCATTAAATCCAGATGGTATAAAAATGATAGATCGTTTTGTTGCCGATAGTCGTAGTGTAGCTTTAAACCATACTGCTGGTTTATCTACACCACAACAAATTCAAATGTCTCTATTCTCTTTAGCAACTTTAATTGATACTGAAAACAAGTATAAAAAAGATGTAAAAAAATTGGTTAGAAATAGATATGATAAACTTTATAAAGACTTACCTGGTAAACCATTAATATCTGAAGATAATAAGAATGCAGCATATTATTACACCTTGGTAGATTTCCTGAATTTAGCTAGAGATAAATACAATGAAGCATTTAGTAAATGGGTTGGCGAGAATTATAACGCTCTAGATCCAGTAATTCGCTTGGCTGAAGAAGAATCTATTGTAGCTATGCCAGGTGGTGGTTTTGACGGTCCCGATTGGACTATTAGATTTTCACTAGCAAATTCTTATTCTGAAGATTTTGAAAAAATAAGCATCCTCATAAATGATATTCTAGATGAATATTATAATGAATTTCAAAAAATTTAA